From a region of the Helianthus annuus cultivar XRQ/B chromosome 5, HanXRQr2.0-SUNRISE, whole genome shotgun sequence genome:
- the LOC110943254 gene encoding uncharacterized protein LOC110943254 codes for MVISQSDQVIHTQIHFKADRKVILCSFVYAENSYQARRVLWEDLSKHNSLARDKPWLILGDFNVALSLDDCSSGSSSLSIGMRDFYECVKQLEVLDIPCHGMHFTWNQKPREGIGVLKKLDRIMGNIHLLSLFPEGFAFFHPPRISDHTPCVFKSSSGFRPKPRPFKFPNFITSKPEFMQAVVKEWSNNVTGHTMFSVVKKMKNLKPVFRKILHKQGILHERVSSLRKQLDHLFFG; via the coding sequence ATGGTAATATCCCAATCGGACCAAGTTATTCACACACAGATCCATTTTAAGGCTGACAGGAAAGTGATtctttgttcgtttgtttatgcAGAAAATTCTTACCAAGCTAGACGTGTGCTATGGGAGGACCTTTCTAAGCATAATAGTTTGGCGCGAGATAAGCCGTGGCTAATTCTTGGTGATTTTAATGTGGCTCTTAGTCTAGATGACTGTTCTTCTGGTTCGTCTAGCCTTTCTATTGGCATGAGGGATTTCTATGAATGTGTCAAGCAATTGGAGGTTCTTGATATTCCTTGTCATGGTATGCATTTCACTTGGAACCAGAAGCCGAGAGAGGGTATTGGTGTCTTGAAAAAGCTAGATCGGATTATGGGTAATATTCATCTCCTTTCTTTATTTCCGGAGGGTTTTGCTTTTTTTCACCCTCCTCGCATTTCGGATCATACTCCTTGTGTTTTTAAATCGTCTTCGGGTTTCCGTCCAAAGCCGAGACCTTTTAAATTCCCGAACTTTATAACGTCTAAACCGGAGTTTATGCAAGCTGTTGTTAAGGAGTGGTCTAATAATGTTACGGGTCATACCATGTTTTCGGTTGTCAAGAAAATGAAAAACCTCAAGCCAGTATTTCGCAAGATTCTTCATAAGCAGGGTATTCTTCATGAACGAGTGTCTTCTCTTCGAAAGCAACTAGATCatcttttttttgggtaa
- the LOC110943252 gene encoding uncharacterized protein LOC110943252 codes for MATWEAGSTTNLILMCCPLCYHDRDSRDHLFFQCSFATEVWDSVRKMVNMESVNNTWSSVMQWMVQNANSRKLDRIVGKLLIAAATYYVWQERNNRLFSSVQRTPDMLSHVIISTVRLKIMGFKLGRDRKHRNLLDTWQISIKNLDCDPG; via the coding sequence ATGGCTACTTGGGAAGCGGGTAGTACTACAAATCTGATTCTTATGTGTTGTCCTCTTTGTTACCATGATCGAGATTCTAGAGACCACCTTTTCTTTCAATGCTCCTTTGCCACGGAAGTTTGGGATTCAGTGAGGAAAATGGTCAACATGGAGAGTGTCAATAACACATGGTCCTCGGTTATGCAGTGGATGGTTCAAAATGCAAATTCTCGCAAGCTTGACCGGATTGTTGGTAAGCTCCTTATTGCGGCTGCTACGTACTATGTATGGCAAGAGAGGAATAACCGGTTATTTTCTAGTGTCCAACGAACCCCTGATATGCTTTCCCATGTTATCATCAGTACGGTTCGATTGAAGATTATGGGGTTCAAGCTTGGGAGGGACCGGAAGCACCGTAACCTCTTGGATACCTGGCAGATTTCGATAAAGAATTTGGATTGTGACCCGGGCTAG